One Thermoanaerobacter pseudethanolicus ATCC 33223 DNA window includes the following coding sequences:
- the rpoB gene encoding DNA-directed RNA polymerase subunit beta, whose amino-acid sequence MVRPVQVGNKTRMSFAKIDEVLEMPDLIEVQKKSYKWFLEEGLREVFREISPIESFTGNLALEFVDYRLENNPKYSVEECKDRDTTYAVPMKVKVRLTNRETGEIKESEVFMGDFPLMTEKGTFIINGAERVIVSQLVRSPGVYYEQQFDKFGKKLISATVIPNRGAWLEYEEDSNDIVYVRIDRTRKVPITVLLRALGYSTDIQILDLLGEEEKLKATLDKDTTKSEEEALIEIYKRLRPGEPPTVESAKSLLYALFFDAKRYDLAKVGRYKFNKKLALKTRIANLKSAKKIVNPVTGEILVEEGEKISKEKAEEIQNCGINVVEVLVEGKVVKVIGNNTVDINKYPMPYDVSSLNIKEAVNLSVLKEILDNFSDEEAVINEIKNRMDELVPKHITKDDIIATISYQLNLTHGIGSIDDIDHLGNRRLRSVGELLQNQFRIGLARLERVVKERMTIQDVNEITPQNLINIRPVVAAIREFFGSSQLSQFMDQTNPLAELTHKRRVSALGPGGLSRERAGFEVRDVHYSHYGRICPIETPEGPNIGLIGSLTTYARVNEYGFIEAPYRRVDKTTGTVTDEIVYMTADEEDEYIIAQANEPLDENNRFINEKVVCRLKEEIIAVPPTEVDFMDVSPKQIVSVATSMIPFLENDDANRALMGSNMQRQAVPLIKPEAPIIGTGIEYKAAVDSGVVVLAKNDGVVEKVAADKVVIRTKDGRRDEYNLLKFKRSNQGTCINQRPIVNEGDEVKKGQVICDGPSTDYGELALGKNVLVGFMPWEGYNYEDAILISEELVRDDSLTSIHIEEYDAEARDTKLGPEEITREIPNVGEDALKDLDERGIIRIGAEVTAGDILVGKVTPKGETELTAEERLLRAIFGEKAREVRDTSLRVPHGESGIVVDVKVYSRENGDELPPGVNQMVRVFVAQKRKISVGDKMAGRHGNKGVISRILPVEDMPFLPDGTPLQICLNPLGVPSRMNIGQVLEVHLGLVAKALGWQIATPVFDGATEEDIQELLAKSGFSPDGKVQLYDGRTGEPFDNKVTVGYMYMLKLHHLVDDKMHARSTGPYSLVTQQPLGGKAQFGGQRFGEMEVWALEAYGAAHTLQEILTVKSDDVSGRVKTYEAIVKGENIPEPGIPESFKVLVKELQSLALDVKVITEDNQEIPLKEFEDDDDSDVPDATLNINIEGREDTPPEEVYEESYEEGFEEEIEELPEDIDFEPDSFDIENDDLDLEDFDI is encoded by the coding sequence ATGGTACGTCCTGTACAAGTGGGCAACAAGACAAGAATGAGCTTTGCCAAGATCGACGAAGTATTAGAAATGCCCGACCTTATTGAAGTTCAAAAGAAGTCCTACAAATGGTTTTTAGAGGAGGGATTGAGAGAAGTCTTTAGAGAAATTTCCCCAATAGAGAGCTTTACGGGGAATTTGGCTTTAGAATTTGTTGATTATCGATTAGAAAATAACCCCAAGTATTCAGTAGAAGAATGTAAAGACAGAGATACTACATATGCTGTGCCGATGAAAGTCAAAGTACGCCTTACCAACAGAGAGACTGGGGAAATTAAGGAATCTGAAGTATTTATGGGAGATTTCCCTTTAATGACAGAAAAGGGTACTTTTATTATAAATGGCGCAGAACGTGTAATTGTAAGCCAATTGGTTAGGTCTCCAGGAGTCTATTATGAACAACAATTTGATAAATTTGGGAAAAAATTAATTTCTGCAACTGTAATTCCAAATAGAGGCGCTTGGCTAGAATATGAAGAAGATTCCAATGATATAGTATATGTTAGAATTGACAGAACAAGAAAAGTTCCAATTACTGTATTATTAAGGGCTTTGGGTTATAGTACTGATATTCAAATTCTTGACCTTTTAGGGGAAGAGGAAAAATTAAAAGCTACTTTAGATAAAGATACTACAAAATCTGAAGAAGAGGCTTTAATAGAAATTTATAAGAGATTAAGACCGGGGGAGCCGCCTACTGTCGAGAGTGCTAAAAGCCTTTTGTATGCATTATTTTTTGATGCAAAAAGGTATGATTTAGCAAAAGTTGGACGCTATAAATTTAATAAAAAACTTGCGTTAAAAACGAGAATTGCAAACTTAAAGAGTGCAAAAAAGATTGTCAACCCTGTTACAGGTGAGATATTAGTAGAAGAAGGAGAGAAAATTTCAAAAGAAAAGGCAGAAGAAATTCAAAATTGCGGCATAAATGTAGTAGAAGTGTTAGTAGAGGGTAAAGTAGTAAAAGTAATAGGCAATAATACGGTGGATATAAATAAATATCCAATGCCTTATGATGTATCTAGCTTAAATATAAAAGAAGCAGTGAATTTAAGTGTATTAAAAGAAATACTTGACAATTTCTCTGATGAAGAGGCGGTAATAAACGAAATAAAAAATAGAATGGATGAACTTGTTCCTAAGCACATTACTAAAGATGACATTATAGCCACTATAAGTTACCAATTAAATTTAACTCATGGAATAGGTTCAATAGATGATATAGATCATTTAGGAAATAGGAGACTGCGGTCTGTAGGGGAATTATTGCAAAACCAATTTAGAATTGGACTTGCGAGATTAGAAAGAGTAGTCAAAGAAAGAATGACAATCCAAGATGTGAATGAAATTACTCCTCAAAACCTTATAAACATTCGCCCAGTTGTAGCAGCCATTAGAGAGTTTTTTGGAAGCTCCCAGCTTTCTCAATTTATGGACCAAACTAACCCTTTGGCAGAACTTACTCATAAGAGAAGAGTAAGTGCTTTAGGTCCTGGAGGACTTAGTAGAGAAAGAGCGGGTTTTGAAGTAAGAGACGTTCATTATTCTCACTATGGAAGGATATGTCCAATTGAGACTCCTGAAGGACCTAATATCGGTTTGATTGGATCTTTGACTACCTATGCTCGTGTAAATGAATATGGATTTATTGAAGCTCCATATAGGAGAGTAGATAAAACTACTGGTACAGTTACAGATGAAATTGTATATATGACTGCAGATGAAGAAGATGAATATATTATAGCTCAAGCTAACGAACCATTAGATGAAAACAACAGGTTTATTAATGAGAAAGTGGTATGTAGATTAAAAGAAGAGATAATAGCTGTACCTCCAACAGAAGTGGACTTCATGGACGTTTCACCAAAACAGATAGTGTCTGTTGCTACTTCTATGATACCTTTCTTGGAAAATGATGATGCGAATAGAGCCTTGATGGGGTCTAACATGCAGAGGCAAGCAGTACCCCTTATAAAACCTGAAGCGCCAATAATTGGAACGGGTATAGAATATAAGGCAGCTGTTGATTCTGGTGTAGTAGTATTAGCGAAAAACGATGGAGTAGTGGAAAAAGTCGCTGCTGATAAAGTTGTAATTAGAACAAAGGACGGTAGAAGGGATGAGTATAATTTACTTAAATTTAAGAGGTCAAACCAGGGAACTTGTATAAACCAAAGGCCTATTGTAAATGAAGGAGATGAAGTGAAAAAAGGGCAAGTTATATGCGATGGACCTTCTACTGACTACGGTGAACTTGCACTTGGGAAAAATGTCTTAGTAGGATTTATGCCTTGGGAAGGTTACAACTATGAAGATGCTATTTTGATAAGTGAAGAATTGGTTAGAGATGATTCTTTAACTTCTATTCACATTGAGGAGTATGATGCAGAAGCAAGAGATACGAAATTAGGTCCAGAAGAGATAACGAGAGAAATACCGAATGTAGGCGAAGATGCTTTAAAAGATTTAGACGAGAGAGGAATAATACGTATAGGTGCAGAAGTTACCGCTGGTGACATATTGGTAGGTAAAGTTACTCCAAAAGGTGAGACTGAACTTACAGCTGAGGAAAGACTTTTAAGAGCTATTTTTGGAGAAAAGGCAAGAGAAGTAAGAGATACTTCTTTGCGTGTTCCTCACGGTGAGTCAGGTATAGTAGTAGATGTTAAAGTTTATTCTAGAGAAAATGGTGATGAATTGCCACCAGGAGTCAACCAAATGGTAAGAGTATTTGTTGCTCAAAAGAGGAAAATTTCTGTTGGAGACAAAATGGCAGGGCGCCACGGTAACAAAGGTGTTATTTCAAGGATACTTCCAGTAGAAGATATGCCATTTTTGCCAGACGGTACCCCTTTGCAGATATGTTTAAACCCATTAGGTGTTCCATCTCGTATGAACATTGGTCAGGTTTTAGAAGTTCACTTGGGTCTTGTTGCAAAAGCATTGGGATGGCAGATTGCTACACCTGTTTTTGATGGAGCAACGGAAGAAGACATACAGGAGCTTTTAGCTAAATCGGGTTTTTCTCCGGACGGCAAGGTGCAGTTGTACGATGGAAGAACAGGTGAGCCTTTTGATAATAAAGTTACAGTAGGTTATATGTACATGCTGAAACTTCACCATCTTGTTGATGATAAGATGCATGCAAGGTCTACTGGACCATATTCTTTGGTTACTCAACAACCTTTGGGTGGAAAAGCTCAGTTTGGTGGACAGAGATTTGGTGAGATGGAAGTATGGGCATTAGAGGCATATGGTGCAGCTCACACTTTACAAGAGATTTTGACTGTGAAATCTGACGATGTATCAGGTCGTGTAAAAACCTATGAAGCTATTGTCAAGGGTGAAAACATACCAGAACCAGGTATTCCTGAATCCTTTAAGGTATTGGTTAAGGAACTTCAAAGCTTAGCATTAGATGTCAAAGTTATCACAGAAGATAATCAAGAAATTCCATTAAAAGAATTTGAAGATGATGACGATTCTGATGTGCCAGATGCTACTCTTAATATCAATATAGAAGGCCGCGAAGATACGCCACCAGAAGAAGTGTATGAAGAAAGCTACGAAGAAGGCTTTGAAGAAGAGATTGAAGAACTGCCAGAGGATATTGATTTTGAGCCAGATAGTTTTGATATAGAAAATGATGATTTAGATTTAGAAGATTTTGATATTTAA